In Salmo trutta unplaced genomic scaffold, fSalTru1.1, whole genome shotgun sequence, the following proteins share a genomic window:
- the LOC115184271 gene encoding aminopeptidase N-like, whose protein sequence is MPWQTANRNLGYFFLMFDRSDVYGPMQAYLNKQVTPLFNHFKTITADWTKIPEKNTDQYNQVNAISIACSTGVTGCEELTTGWFKDWMNTPENNTIHTNLRQTVYCSAIAAGGVEEWVPLPLKLAS, encoded by the exons atGCCCTGGCAAACGGCTAACAGGAATCTGGGCTACTTCTTCCTCATGTTCGACCGCAGCGACGTCTACGGACCCATGCAG GCTTACCTCAATAAACAAGTCACGCCTCTTTTCAACCACTTCAAGACTATCACTGCTGACTGGACCAAGATTCCTGAGAAAAACACTGACCA GTACAACCAGGTGAATGCCATCTCTATAGCCTGCAGTACAGGAGTAACAGGCTGTGAGGAGCTGACTACAGGGTGGTTCAAAGACTGGATGAATACGCCTGAGAACAACAC GATTCACACCAACCTGAGGCAGACGGTGTACTGCAGTGCCATCGCagcaggaggggtggaggagtgggttCCATTGCCTCTGAAGCTGGCAAGCTGA